DNA from bacterium:
TTTCCCATGCCAGGAGGTATGCCATGGCCATATCAGCTTTCGTATTCGTGGAATGCACTGCAGGCAGGGCCATTCAGATCGCCAGGGAGATCCGCCAGATCCCTGGGGTGAAGTACGCCCACGCGGCCACAGGGCCTTATGACG
Protein-coding regions in this window:
- a CDS encoding Lrp/AsnC ligand binding domain-containing protein — protein: MAISAFVFVECTAGRAIQIAREIRQIPGVKYAHAATGPYDVIALIEASDLQLMGELVIRRIQSIAGVIRTQTNVVVE